A window from Opitutia bacterium ISCC 52 encodes these proteins:
- a CDS encoding sugar phosphate isomerase/epimerase, with the protein MDRRNFAKLAALSSLSFGSKKLPAANKSPTWTRPLSVHLFSKHLQFLDYKNMAKVAADLGFDGLDLTVRPGGHVEPENVESDLPRAVEAMANAGLLSIMMTTAVNNASDEVNRRVLNTAADQGMQFYRMGYYKFDDTKGWKQNLDDHREDMQALADLNKEHGLHGAYQNHAGKYVGAYIPDIIYLLEGLDSKWAGCQFDIRHATVEGGKAWPQGVEWLKDYLSTIVIKDFTWAKHPKTGKWGAMNTPLGEGMVDFVGYFKLLRKLNLHPVATMHAEYELGGANHGKRELKISKRQVYKALRKDLQVLKDLWQKSAES; encoded by the coding sequence ATGGATAGAAGAAATTTTGCAAAACTGGCGGCCTTGTCGTCGCTAAGCTTCGGCTCGAAAAAACTACCAGCAGCCAATAAAAGTCCTACCTGGACGCGTCCACTCTCGGTTCATCTGTTTTCCAAGCACCTCCAGTTTCTTGACTATAAGAATATGGCCAAGGTGGCTGCTGATTTGGGATTCGACGGTCTAGATCTTACTGTTCGTCCAGGTGGCCATGTAGAGCCAGAGAACGTGGAAAGCGATTTGCCCCGGGCAGTCGAAGCGATGGCCAATGCTGGCTTGCTTTCCATCATGATGACGACGGCAGTCAACAATGCTTCGGATGAAGTCAACCGACGTGTGCTAAATACAGCGGCGGATCAAGGGATGCAGTTTTACCGAATGGGGTATTATAAATTCGATGATACGAAGGGTTGGAAACAAAACTTGGATGATCACCGGGAGGACATGCAGGCCCTTGCGGATTTGAATAAAGAGCATGGGCTCCATGGTGCTTATCAAAACCACGCTGGGAAATACGTAGGAGCCTACATTCCTGACATCATTTATTTGTTGGAGGGATTAGATTCTAAATGGGCTGGCTGCCAGTTTGACATCCGGCACGCGACAGTTGAAGGCGGGAAAGCATGGCCTCAAGGTGTTGAGTGGTTGAAAGATTATTTGTCTACCATTGTCATCAAAGATTTTACCTGGGCCAAGCACCCCAAAACCGGCAAATGGGGCGCTATGAATACTCCACTGGGAGAAGGAATGGTCGATTTTGTAGGCTATTTTAAATTACTTCGAAAATTGAACCTCCATCCTGTCGCAACGATGCATGCCGAATATGAATTAGGGGGTGCCAATCACGGTAAGCGAGAGCTCAAGATTTCGAAGAGGCAGGTCTATAAAGCGCTTCGGAAAGATCTGCAGGTGCTCAAGGATCTTTGGCAGAAAAGCGCTGAATCCTAA
- a CDS encoding transporter — protein MPLEARYGLTPTTEVSLSSTTFLPNPFESPSESSLGFLGLGFKQRLNSFIDDQWAFAFGAKAKVSLEEIPTDDLRDQYLRVEPFLVTVYSPPSLPRWQFINQIKYDWIAENPIHDADVAPEPLSTFSFSPAFVYTPRGEWRYSLEFEYQTDRFDGGISDAFLISPGIGWFPRKNNFLRNIPGDFDFGLLFAHGIERLPIDSDKDDLEVKLRVRWIYYGKKNLANTWKALTGNWRDSDF, from the coding sequence ATGCCTTTAGAAGCCCGTTACGGACTGACCCCAACCACAGAAGTCTCCCTATCGAGTACCACTTTCCTGCCCAACCCCTTTGAGTCGCCTTCGGAAAGCAGTCTGGGATTCCTCGGACTTGGATTTAAGCAACGGTTGAATTCTTTTATCGATGATCAATGGGCCTTTGCGTTTGGGGCGAAAGCAAAAGTATCTCTCGAGGAAATTCCTACCGATGATTTGCGTGACCAGTATCTGAGAGTCGAACCTTTCCTCGTAACGGTTTACTCACCGCCATCCCTACCTCGCTGGCAATTTATCAATCAGATCAAGTATGATTGGATTGCTGAAAATCCCATTCACGACGCGGATGTGGCTCCCGAACCGCTCTCAACGTTTTCTTTCAGTCCGGCGTTTGTTTATACGCCCAGAGGTGAGTGGCGTTACTCCTTGGAGTTTGAATATCAGACAGACCGCTTTGACGGAGGGATCAGTGATGCCTTTCTCATTTCACCGGGTATCGGTTGGTTTCCCCGGAAGAACAATTTTCTAAGAAACATCCCAGGGGATTTTGATTTCGGTTTGTTGTTCGCTCATGGCATCGAGCGCTTACCGATTGACTCTGATAAAGATGACTTGGAAGTAAAACTCCGGGTGCGATGGATCTACTACGGGAAGAAAAACTTGGCTAACACCTGGAAGGCGCTCACCGGAAACTGGCGAGACAGTGATTTCTAG
- a CDS encoding PmoA family protein, whose product MKKVSLLILLCFPCFLLAELSIEETDTHIEITNDGGTVLVYHKAHMPPPDGQPKYFERNGFIHPINAPSGGAVTGIHPADHIHHMGLWHAWVETYHNGRNLDFWNLKEETATIRYVKTLKILNNDKRAGFTVRQHHVALAKDGHPEEVILEEDFSILVRATPRLYSIDHKTVQTNVSDHALELPAYRYGGPLAYRAPYHWDKTNSNYLTSEGKDRNNGHETRARWCAMYGPVDSGDATIVIMGHPDNLDAPQRQRIWPETSNDGRIFYNWVPVQEHAWSLEPGVPSEMKFRIFVHDGKPVKERIEKAWSNYSK is encoded by the coding sequence ATGAAAAAAGTAAGCTTACTCATTCTTCTTTGTTTCCCCTGTTTTCTTCTCGCTGAACTAAGTATTGAGGAAACGGATACCCATATTGAAATCACCAATGATGGGGGAACAGTATTGGTATACCATAAAGCGCATATGCCTCCTCCTGACGGGCAGCCCAAGTACTTTGAACGCAATGGTTTTATCCATCCCATAAATGCTCCTTCGGGTGGAGCGGTCACTGGAATTCATCCAGCTGATCACATCCACCATATGGGTCTTTGGCATGCCTGGGTAGAAACCTACCATAATGGACGCAATCTAGACTTCTGGAATTTGAAGGAAGAGACCGCCACGATTCGCTACGTCAAAACGTTGAAGATCCTCAACAATGATAAACGCGCAGGTTTTACGGTTCGTCAGCACCACGTCGCATTGGCAAAAGATGGTCATCCTGAAGAAGTCATCCTGGAGGAAGACTTCAGTATCCTGGTTAGGGCGACACCGCGCTTATATAGCATCGATCACAAAACAGTACAAACCAATGTTAGTGACCACGCCCTTGAATTGCCTGCTTACCGTTATGGTGGACCGCTTGCTTACCGTGCTCCCTATCATTGGGATAAAACCAATAGTAATTATCTGACCTCTGAAGGCAAAGATCGTAACAACGGCCACGAAACCCGGGCTCGCTGGTGTGCCATGTATGGTCCTGTAGATTCCGGAGATGCCACCATTGTTATCATGGGGCATCCCGACAATCTTGACGCGCCGCAACGCCAACGTATTTGGCCCGAGACGAGCAACGATGGCAGAATCTTTTATAATTGGGTACCCGTTCAGGAACACGCCTGGAGCCTTGAACCCGGGGTTCCTTCAGAGATGAAATTTAGAATCTTCGTTCACGATGGAAAACCGGTGAAGGAGCGAATCGAAAAAGCCTGGAGCAACTATTCCAAATAA
- a CDS encoding fatty acid desaturase — protein sequence MVVVSVEGYAKIHLAHHSYFFTENDPDFIRKKGKEWTFPMKVKFLLWLFFKDALGGTFLALVLGNKEPTDELISRPAVLPGWVQLLYYAVIVCLSIWLGFWKLLLLLWLLPLLFVMPVIVRFSAICEHKYNVMTDKMEESTATIILSWWERMLLPRLNFNYHIYHHYFPSVSFANLPKVHALFKKEGLVDESNLFYGYLSYSQHLLK from the coding sequence ATCGTCGTTGTATCCGTAGAAGGGTATGCGAAAATCCATCTTGCGCACCACAGCTACTTCTTCACAGAGAACGATCCGGACTTCATCCGTAAGAAGGGCAAGGAATGGACTTTTCCCATGAAGGTGAAGTTTTTGTTATGGCTGTTTTTTAAAGATGCACTCGGTGGAACCTTCCTCGCCCTGGTGCTGGGAAACAAGGAGCCGACCGATGAGTTGATTAGTCGACCAGCTGTGTTGCCGGGGTGGGTGCAACTTCTTTATTACGCAGTCATTGTGTGTCTGTCGATCTGGCTCGGGTTTTGGAAACTGTTACTGCTTCTATGGCTCTTGCCTTTGTTGTTTGTAATGCCCGTCATTGTTCGCTTCAGCGCCATCTGTGAGCACAAGTATAATGTAATGACAGACAAGATGGAGGAATCGACCGCCACCATTATTTTGTCGTGGTGGGAACGCATGTTACTTCCGCGGTTGAACTTCAACTACCATATATACCATCACTATTTTCCCAGCGTTTCCTTTGCCAACCTGCCCAAGGTGCATGCACTTTTTAAAAAAGAGGGCTTGGTAGATGAGAGTAATCTATTTTATGGATACCTTTCATATTCTCAGCATTTGCTGAAATAG
- a CDS encoding sulfatase yields the protein MKALSLLFCLCFCALAMGADKPNILWISAEDHGPHLGAYGDEYATTLNLDAFAKKAYRYNKASSNVPVCAPARTTIISGMYPPSTGSHHMRSRVPAPEWLTFYPVYLQEAGYYTSNNSKEDYNLVTDDKGWDESSNKAHWKNAPEGKPFFSIFNYTKTHESQIRNDNANPHHDPAKAPLPPYHPDRIEVRKDWAQYYDRLTEADNFFAMRMKELEEAGLAEDTIVWYWADHGSGMPRSKRYAGWSGLHVPLIVYFPEKWKHLAPKGYAKGGDTDRLVGFIDFPATLLSLAGVTIPDYYHGHAFAGDQQTANPRYSYGFRGRMDERPDSSRMITDGRYYLIRNHYTHIPHGQYVLYQQRTPTTAVWNQMFKDGQLNEIQSQFWKPHPREELFDLENDYHGINNLADSKKHQSIKNRLNKALDDHLTRTADLGFIPEPFIQAQAKGGEGVSPVSSGREMLKNAPGFGVSILKEINLSQDFAAKLKHPYSPVRYWALMQMLGTSDQPVYAYNEHLVVNALKDPEPIVAVAAAECLGTHATRKAHQESAVSTLMQYAQFPGNELFLTVHALNALEHLRNQGVELPKEAAELTQKHPDIPRIFDYYRPQIIERF from the coding sequence ATGAAAGCTCTTTCACTTCTTTTTTGTCTCTGCTTCTGCGCATTAGCGATGGGCGCAGACAAACCCAATATTCTCTGGATATCAGCAGAGGACCATGGTCCACACCTCGGCGCCTACGGCGATGAGTATGCAACTACCCTCAATCTGGATGCCTTTGCCAAGAAAGCTTACCGTTACAACAAGGCCAGCTCAAATGTCCCTGTATGCGCGCCGGCCCGCACGACCATTATCTCTGGCATGTACCCGCCATCCACTGGCAGTCACCACATGCGATCCAGAGTGCCAGCTCCAGAATGGTTAACATTTTACCCTGTTTACCTTCAAGAAGCGGGCTACTACACGAGCAACAATTCGAAGGAAGACTACAACCTAGTCACCGACGACAAGGGATGGGATGAATCCTCGAACAAGGCACATTGGAAAAATGCTCCAGAGGGGAAACCGTTTTTCTCCATTTTCAACTACACGAAAACACACGAGAGCCAGATTCGTAACGACAACGCGAATCCGCACCACGATCCAGCCAAAGCTCCGCTACCACCCTATCATCCCGATCGAATCGAAGTCCGGAAGGATTGGGCTCAGTACTACGATCGCCTGACCGAAGCGGACAACTTCTTCGCCATGCGAATGAAGGAATTGGAAGAGGCCGGCTTGGCCGAGGACACCATTGTCTGGTACTGGGCTGACCATGGCTCCGGAATGCCGCGCAGCAAACGCTATGCGGGCTGGAGCGGACTGCATGTCCCGCTCATCGTCTATTTCCCTGAAAAATGGAAACACCTCGCCCCCAAAGGTTATGCTAAAGGTGGAGACACAGATCGCTTGGTCGGATTCATCGATTTTCCAGCCACCCTGCTATCATTGGCTGGGGTAACGATTCCCGATTATTATCACGGCCATGCATTTGCCGGTGATCAACAAACAGCCAACCCAAGATACTCTTATGGATTTAGAGGCAGGATGGATGAGCGCCCTGACTCCAGTCGGATGATCACCGACGGACGCTACTATCTGATTCGTAACCACTACACCCATATACCTCACGGACAGTATGTCCTCTACCAACAACGCACGCCCACTACGGCCGTGTGGAACCAGATGTTTAAGGATGGGCAGTTAAACGAAATTCAATCCCAGTTCTGGAAACCGCATCCCCGAGAAGAATTGTTCGACCTGGAAAATGACTACCACGGCATCAACAATCTCGCAGATTCCAAGAAGCACCAGTCCATAAAGAATCGCCTAAACAAAGCATTGGATGATCACCTGACTCGAACTGCAGATCTTGGATTCATTCCCGAACCGTTTATTCAAGCACAAGCCAAGGGTGGCGAGGGCGTCTCACCCGTTTCATCCGGAAGAGAGATGCTGAAGAATGCACCCGGCTTTGGAGTGTCCATTCTAAAAGAGATCAACCTCAGCCAAGATTTTGCCGCAAAGCTCAAACATCCCTATTCACCAGTCAGGTATTGGGCTCTCATGCAAATGTTGGGGACAAGCGATCAGCCCGTTTATGCTTATAACGAACACTTGGTGGTGAACGCTTTGAAGGACCCGGAACCTATCGTAGCCGTTGCAGCTGCTGAATGTTTGGGAACCCATGCTACAAGAAAAGCACACCAAGAATCAGCTGTTAGCACTTTGATGCAGTATGCCCAATTTCCCGGCAATGAGCTCTTCCTGACTGTGCACGCTCTAAATGCCTTGGAGCACTTAAGAAACCAGGGAGTAGAACTTCCTAAAGAAGCTGCTGAGCTCACACAGAAGCATCCGGATATTCCACGGATTTTTGACTACTACCGTCCGCAGATTATTGAGCGTTTCTAG
- a CDS encoding beta-lactamase family protein, translating to MRTLSFILVFIASGLISKGDMVSSAIKQAVEPFIESGEISGAVTLVAREGEVISFEAMGADLASGRSMDTGDMFWIASMTKPMAGAALMLLVEEGKLNLDDLVETNLPEFKDLWMIDEKSKDAMTLKRPARQITLLDILTHTAGVPNVDEPRSRSSLAELVAQISQRPLEFEPGSRWKYSTAGTNVVGRVVEVVSGQRFEDFLQERFFNPLGMANSTFFPSEHQVKQLAKSYLKNDEVPKLTEVQVHFVKGDLSDTQRTVKPGGGLFSTADDLLRFYQMMLNGGIYEGRRILSEESVAELTRTQTGDIKTGFTEGMSWGLAFQVVKEPQGVTAMLSPGTFGHGGAYGTQSWADPVNQTIYILMIQRRGFNNGDNSPVRKAFQKAAFRALEDR from the coding sequence ATGCGTACATTATCATTCATTTTAGTCTTTATTGCATCTGGCCTGATCTCCAAAGGAGACATGGTTTCGTCTGCCATCAAGCAGGCGGTGGAACCGTTCATCGAGTCTGGAGAAATTTCCGGAGCAGTCACTTTGGTTGCCAGGGAAGGGGAGGTCATCAGTTTTGAAGCGATGGGTGCGGATCTGGCATCGGGTAGGTCGATGGATACCGGAGATATGTTCTGGATCGCATCCATGACCAAGCCGATGGCTGGCGCAGCGCTGATGTTGTTGGTTGAGGAAGGTAAGTTGAACTTAGATGATTTGGTGGAGACGAATCTACCGGAGTTTAAAGACCTTTGGATGATTGATGAGAAATCTAAGGATGCGATGACTCTAAAAAGACCTGCTAGACAGATTACCTTATTGGATATTCTGACTCATACTGCGGGAGTGCCGAATGTAGATGAGCCAAGAAGCCGGAGTTCACTGGCTGAGTTGGTGGCTCAGATTTCGCAACGACCGCTGGAGTTTGAACCAGGTAGTCGTTGGAAGTATAGTACGGCTGGAACGAATGTGGTAGGTCGGGTTGTTGAAGTGGTATCAGGCCAGCGGTTTGAGGACTTTTTGCAGGAGCGGTTTTTTAATCCACTGGGCATGGCCAACTCTACTTTTTTTCCTTCAGAGCACCAGGTGAAGCAGCTGGCCAAGTCCTACCTGAAAAATGATGAGGTTCCAAAACTGACCGAGGTCCAGGTGCACTTCGTGAAAGGGGATCTGTCGGATACCCAGCGAACGGTGAAACCAGGGGGTGGATTGTTTTCCACAGCGGATGATCTCCTGCGGTTTTATCAAATGATGCTGAATGGAGGCATCTATGAAGGACGTCGGATTTTATCTGAAGAATCGGTAGCGGAACTGACCCGTACTCAGACCGGTGACATCAAGACTGGCTTTACGGAAGGGATGAGTTGGGGGCTAGCTTTTCAGGTGGTTAAGGAGCCGCAGGGAGTCACTGCTATGTTGTCGCCTGGCACCTTTGGTCACGGGGGTGCTTACGGTACACAGAGCTGGGCTGATCCCGTAAACCAAACGATATACATCCTGATGATCCAGAGGCGTGGATTCAATAATGGAGATAACTCACCCGTGCGCAAAGCCTTTCAGAAAGCGGCTTTCAGAGCTTTGGAAGATCGGTAG
- a CDS encoding cytochrome c: MRTLLLICFLPLGLLAQTTYHLRDDSPLYTEFLDKNFPFQEATVDLRGIAPEGTSDNLSPRAVVLPLEDDLFVCFDTELLRVAGIWKGDFLTHDGLAIRSYPVPLKKMGSGQKQLPKPEGKVIASTGLYPGWFKTGEERYEDPRPRWQDENELGRGPLPPEYGEWVGIEDLGDSAVLHYSLFGGTVREHFRVEQVAGEPVILRTVLLEGVKQQVSMVVSEGSAGPHLVQSSPGNDALQLLMSAYPTEQIVDEYPVFSPFLFNQTKSDPRWPEPATTEFDLGDAQGAYAVDHLPIPYPNPWERRIRPYGIDFYPNGDAVAVTYDGDVYRISGMGSSDDEVIWKKIAAGFHEPCSVRIKGEEIYIYSRLGITVLEDNDGDGETDFYRMFCNRFLQSAETRDYAHSLAPLDDGGWVISKGGQQSQYPSPHSGRVLRISANGKKVDYFAYGFRNGFVNSIPGRNLIVASDQQGNYVPTTPFHVVNEGSFLGYQPGAPFDDTPPEEAALWIPHRVAQSGIDPLWMGDERMGALANSILYIEYKKPSVFKIFIPESGDVVQTAGVPLDLEFEVPLLKGAINPADGMVYMVGFQIWDSFAARLEGLCRLRVIEKSDELPVNAELFKEGVLLSFSEELDPQVAQDPANYNVSSWEYQRAKSYGSAQYKADGTPGADSRYVHSILLSEDRKSVFIAIDAMTKTMQLEVQHTLFGDWASVYFTANELPQVSLRDHSFKPVAFSQLFASEPTPRDLTTQKAIVSEARGVELATLYGCIGCHSLDGSTEGKSGPTWKGLYRSNRKLIDGTKVRAMEEYLRESILDPTAKMLEGFDGTEAGMPPYKGILSDEDVESLVLFIRSLDRL, translated from the coding sequence ATGCGCACCTTATTACTGATTTGTTTTCTTCCTCTGGGTCTTTTGGCCCAGACAACCTACCACCTTCGTGATGACAGTCCTCTCTACACGGAATTTCTGGATAAGAATTTTCCTTTTCAGGAAGCGACGGTGGATTTACGTGGGATTGCTCCTGAAGGAACTTCCGATAATTTAAGTCCTCGCGCGGTGGTTCTGCCATTGGAAGACGACCTCTTTGTGTGCTTTGATACGGAGCTGCTGAGGGTGGCTGGAATTTGGAAAGGCGACTTCCTGACTCACGATGGATTGGCGATACGTTCCTATCCAGTGCCATTGAAAAAAATGGGGTCAGGACAAAAGCAGCTGCCCAAGCCGGAAGGCAAAGTGATTGCTTCCACTGGACTCTATCCCGGTTGGTTTAAGACTGGAGAGGAACGCTATGAAGACCCCCGGCCACGATGGCAGGATGAAAATGAGTTGGGGCGTGGACCACTTCCTCCGGAATACGGAGAATGGGTAGGGATAGAAGATTTAGGTGACTCCGCCGTCTTACACTACTCCTTGTTTGGTGGAACCGTGAGAGAGCACTTTAGGGTGGAGCAGGTTGCGGGGGAGCCTGTCATTCTTCGAACCGTCCTATTGGAAGGTGTAAAACAACAGGTGAGTATGGTTGTCTCTGAAGGATCGGCCGGTCCTCATTTGGTACAATCGTCTCCAGGTAATGATGCCCTACAGTTGTTAATGTCTGCTTATCCTACTGAGCAGATAGTCGATGAGTACCCCGTTTTTTCACCTTTTTTGTTCAATCAGACAAAATCGGATCCTCGCTGGCCTGAACCGGCAACTACCGAATTTGATCTCGGAGATGCACAAGGGGCTTACGCGGTAGATCATTTGCCTATTCCTTATCCAAACCCCTGGGAACGTCGTATACGGCCCTACGGAATTGATTTTTATCCGAATGGGGATGCGGTCGCTGTTACTTATGACGGTGATGTGTATCGGATATCCGGTATGGGGTCGTCTGATGATGAGGTCATCTGGAAGAAAATTGCAGCAGGATTCCACGAGCCGTGTAGCGTACGAATAAAGGGAGAGGAAATCTACATCTATAGTCGTTTGGGAATCACAGTCTTGGAAGACAACGATGGTGATGGGGAGACGGATTTTTACCGGATGTTCTGCAATCGTTTCCTACAAAGTGCTGAAACGCGGGACTACGCCCATAGCTTGGCTCCTTTGGATGACGGTGGGTGGGTCATCAGTAAAGGTGGTCAGCAGTCTCAGTATCCTTCGCCGCACAGTGGTCGTGTCTTACGAATCTCTGCCAATGGCAAGAAGGTCGATTATTTTGCCTATGGGTTTCGGAATGGTTTTGTAAATTCGATCCCAGGCCGAAACTTGATCGTGGCTAGCGACCAGCAAGGCAATTATGTTCCGACGACCCCGTTTCATGTAGTCAATGAAGGGAGTTTCTTAGGTTACCAGCCAGGAGCTCCTTTTGACGATACCCCTCCAGAAGAGGCTGCCTTGTGGATTCCTCATCGTGTGGCCCAATCCGGCATCGATCCCCTTTGGATGGGAGACGAACGGATGGGTGCATTGGCAAATTCTATACTCTATATAGAGTACAAGAAACCGAGTGTTTTTAAGATTTTCATCCCGGAGTCTGGAGACGTAGTTCAAACAGCAGGCGTGCCTTTGGATCTTGAATTTGAAGTACCTCTCCTCAAAGGAGCAATAAACCCGGCCGATGGTATGGTCTATATGGTTGGGTTTCAAATCTGGGATAGTTTCGCAGCTCGTCTTGAAGGCTTGTGCCGATTACGGGTTATAGAGAAAAGCGATGAGTTGCCCGTGAATGCCGAATTGTTTAAGGAAGGCGTCTTGTTGTCGTTCTCGGAGGAGTTGGATCCACAGGTCGCTCAAGATCCCGCCAATTATAATGTGAGCTCTTGGGAGTATCAGCGGGCAAAAAGTTACGGTTCAGCTCAATATAAGGCAGATGGCACCCCGGGTGCAGACTCGCGCTATGTGCATTCGATTCTTTTATCAGAAGACAGAAAATCCGTGTTTATAGCTATAGACGCTATGACCAAGACCATGCAGCTGGAAGTTCAGCACACCTTATTTGGAGATTGGGCCTCGGTTTACTTTACTGCGAATGAACTTCCTCAGGTTTCTCTAAGAGACCATAGCTTTAAACCGGTAGCATTCAGTCAACTGTTTGCGAGCGAGCCGACACCGAGGGATCTCACGACGCAGAAGGCCATTGTTTCTGAGGCTCGCGGCGTAGAGCTAGCGACTTTGTATGGTTGTATCGGATGTCACTCATTGGACGGGAGTACCGAAGGTAAAAGCGGCCCTACTTGGAAGGGACTTTATCGAAGTAACCGCAAACTGATCGATGGAACGAAAGTCAGAGCCATGGAGGAATATCTCCGGGAATCCATTTTAGATCCCACAGCAAAAATGCTTGAAGGATTCGATGGCACCGAAGCAGGCATGCCTCCGTACAAAGGTATTTTATCCGACGAGGATGTTGAATCCTTGGTGCTATTTATTCGGTCACTAGATCGCCTCTAA
- a CDS encoding sterol desaturase family protein, with translation MPIYLEYYFWLIAASLLCLLVERVRPWRKEQRVLRKGIWQDLFWLAFNGHFLGLMMAVITGKLVFWMNGALYNLGWPVPQDIRLLASAPLWVQFVVFLVLKDFVEWNIHRLLHNVPWLWEFHKLHHSIEELDWVGNFRFHWGEIIIYKTLAYLPLVILGIDGTVLLIIAVLWTVMLDLNHSNVRFSWGPLRYIFNSSAMHVWHHDYELHGKGGQNFGQVLSVWDWLFKTAYWPKDEEQPKRLGFTGIKKYPKGVLKRLIYPFWKR, from the coding sequence ATGCCTATCTACTTAGAGTACTATTTCTGGTTGATCGCAGCTTCACTGCTGTGCCTGTTAGTAGAAAGGGTACGGCCGTGGCGGAAGGAGCAACGCGTCTTGCGTAAGGGGATCTGGCAGGACTTGTTTTGGTTGGCGTTTAATGGGCACTTCTTGGGCCTGATGATGGCAGTGATCACTGGCAAATTGGTATTTTGGATGAATGGAGCGCTGTATAACCTGGGGTGGCCAGTGCCACAGGATATTCGCCTGCTCGCCAGTGCTCCTTTGTGGGTGCAGTTTGTCGTATTCTTGGTGCTGAAGGATTTTGTGGAGTGGAACATCCATCGCTTACTACACAATGTTCCCTGGCTGTGGGAGTTTCATAAATTGCACCATAGTATTGAGGAACTGGATTGGGTGGGAAATTTTCGTTTTCATTGGGGCGAAATCATCATCTACAAAACCTTGGCTTATCTTCCATTAGTGATTCTGGGAATCGATGGCACGGTGTTGCTGATCATTGCAGTGCTCTGGACAGTGATGCTCGATCTGAACCACTCGAACGTTCGATTCAGTTGGGGCCCTTTACGGTATATTTTCAATTCTTCGGCGATGCATGTGTGGCATCACGATTATGAGCTGCATGGTAAAGGCGGACAGAATTTCGGGCAGGTTTTGAGCGTATGGGATTGGTTGTTCAAAACGGCCTACTGGCCGAAAGATGAGGAGCAACCCAAACGGCTGGGATTTACAGGCATTAAGAAATATCCCAAAGGAGTTCTCAAACGGCTGATCTATCCTTTTTGGAAACGATGA